A window of the Deltaproteobacteria bacterium genome harbors these coding sequences:
- a CDS encoding DUF1254 domain-containing protein, protein MKSMHLKLATAALVATLVSTNAQAQSPQVPIPKSAAQISGPVSGTLMTNDYVQMVGRTAYFWGYPLVATSSRRDAFAKAPERIYLGGVVPMAPVGDLTMLHDYISAEQSFIVCPNQDVVYGGGFAALDKEPMVFQVPDFGKRFWVYPIYDNRTDEIGRIGKQYGTKPGFYMIVGPNWKGRIPAGISAIVRSSTDLAFAIPRIQLDDTAEDKKAIQAPLSKVMFYALSQFNGKMKTTDWSKTPSVPVPAGPPNTYKGSACQEDETVASRGRGGSRVDH, encoded by the coding sequence ATGAAATCGATGCATCTCAAGCTTGCTACCGCCGCGCTCGTTGCCACGCTGGTATCTACTAACGCGCAGGCGCAATCGCCGCAGGTTCCAATTCCGAAGTCGGCCGCCCAAATATCTGGCCCGGTGTCCGGCACCTTGATGACCAACGACTATGTCCAGATGGTCGGGCGCACGGCCTACTTCTGGGGCTATCCACTCGTCGCCACGAGCAGTCGTCGCGACGCGTTCGCCAAGGCGCCCGAGCGCATCTACCTCGGCGGGGTCGTACCCATGGCCCCCGTTGGCGACCTCACAATGCTGCACGACTACATCAGCGCGGAGCAGTCCTTCATCGTTTGCCCCAACCAGGATGTGGTGTACGGCGGGGGGTTTGCGGCGCTGGACAAGGAGCCGATGGTTTTCCAGGTGCCGGACTTCGGCAAGCGCTTCTGGGTCTATCCGATCTACGACAACCGCACGGATGAAATTGGCAGGATCGGCAAGCAATACGGCACCAAGCCCGGCTTCTACATGATCGTCGGACCCAACTGGAAGGGTAGGATTCCTGCGGGCATCTCCGCCATTGTGCGCTCTTCCACGGATCTAGCGTTTGCCATTCCGCGCATTCAGCTGGACGATACAGCCGAGGACAAGAAGGCCATCCAGGCGCCGCTTAGCAAGGTGATGTTCTATGCCCTGAGCCAGTTCAACGGAAAAATGAAGACCACCGACTGGAGCAAGACTCCGTCGGTCCCGGTGCCTGCGGGTCCGCCCAACACCTATAAGGGCTCCGCTTGTCAAGAAGACGAGACGGTAGCGTCACGGGGGCGGGGTGGCTCTCGTGTAGATCACTGA